In the Vespula vulgaris chromosome 9, iyVesVulg1.1, whole genome shotgun sequence genome, CGATCCCATATATGTCCAGAGACAcgaagatcgataaaaaagtgtAAGGGATCTATGCCAGGATAGGATTGTGGCATAGGATATGGCGGATACCAGAGTGGACTGGGTAGAAATTCGGAATTTGAGACGTTACCGGGTAAACCAAACCCTTTAACACCTTGAAAAACTTCGCATCCTCTTCCGGAAAGTCCTGGAAGAAAGTTcctcgaaaaatcgagctttTTCTGATCGGTGAGTAAAGGTAAATCTGGAACGGTAACAGTATTTTTGGAACGTTCGTCGTAACCGTTTCTATCGccataattacaatttttgcGATCGCcgtgctgctgttgctgctgctgttgctgctgttgttgctgctgctgttgttgttgctgttgctgttgttgttcttCCGGCTTAACTTTTTGTAATTCGGCAGCAGGGAAAATAGTTTCCGGTGAGTGAGATTGCTCGAAGTGGCAGGGCCGTTCGTCGAAAAAGTTCTTACTCTGTTTCACAAATTCCGATTTGGTCTCGTCGACCGACTTCAAAATATCTCCACCGAAGCTTGCTTTTTGATCGAACACGTTTACCTTGTTATCGGTCTCATAAGTTTCGCTCTGTTTAGTTCTGTTCTCCAAGCGAGCGTCTAGTTGTTGCTGCGACAGCTGTTGCGCTTGTCCATGATAATATTTGTCCTGTTGAGattgatgatgattatgatggtgatgatgatgatgatgatgatgcgtTCTTTCCTTCGTCGTAAGTTCGAGTGGCCTGTCACGAGCGTCTCGCCAAGATCTCTTACGACGTCTCGGCGTGCTAGTACCGTTCGCCGTCGAAGACGTGGCTTCGGCTTTGGCTTGAACGAACGACCTCAACATTTCACTGAAGAAGAAACTGTGAGGTGTGAGCGGTACGTTGTACAAGTACGGTGGCGTCGCTGCCAATAAACGAGAGACCAGATCACCTCCCGACAACGAGGCTGGTGTCTTCAAAGTCGATGGATCAcccgtcgttgtcgtcatcttCGATCTGTCCTTGATGAGAAATTTTCTCGTTGAAAATCttttatgagaaagagagaaagaaagaaaaagagaaatacgatGGAACGTAACaaaattttccttctctttccttatttttttctttcgcgagaGAAGATCGAAGggttaaaaatgtttctttctttaaaatccAAGGAAAAGCACTTGTATTGTTGGATCTAtcaagaaggaggaaggatgAGAAGCGTTCGCCGGTAAGCTGTAAATCGACGGAGTGGAAGCGAGCTACTATTGTCTcttgaaattaatcgaatagcTGCCGCTGTTAAGACCGAGACCAAGGAGGAAGTAATACCTATATGAAGTTAGGCAAAGCCTTACGACGCGGTCTCGCATCGAATCATCCATTAGGGATTACTAATTTCTGTCAAGCGCACGCTCTGTTTCGGTCGGATGCCTTTTGAGAATGAATTCTCGGAAAACTTAGGAGGATTTCTCCTCGAAGAGAGACTCTCGATCTCTTAACGACGTTAAAACGATCCGGTCGTTCGAATGATTCCATCGAACGAGTGCTGACGTTCGacctcatttttttctttttttcttttatatcctGTTTTCTCCGTCCATATCAATGAcacaaatagaaagagaagagaagctaACGTTCGAACAAATGTCAAAATATAAGGTGGTGTTCACGTCGTTAACGAGGATAACTCGTGAGAGTGCAacgatacgaaaagaaaagtgtcatTTTTCTTAGTGGTAGAAGGTTTAAGTCGATGAAAGATTCTTTAACGATGGAAAGAGCAAGGAGCAACGAATCGTGGAAGGGTAGAATAGAGGTCCGTATCCGTGTCCGCGTACCGAGGAGGGATCGGGTATTGTTTCGGTCCATTGTTTCCTAAACAAACGACGTCCACGTTGTTTCGTCAGGAGATATTATGTTCAGCCAGACAGGCAGGACGAACGGGAAATGGACTGCTGTCAGTTTTACTCTTCGTGATAAATACGAGCCAGTCGCCGGTGTCCGGCGCACTGCGGCCATAATTCCGTCTATCTTTATCGTCGCGAAACATTCTAGCAAACAAAACGAGCCACCGTTCTTCTTTGTACTCCTACTTTACCTTCCTCGTCGTATCTATTCGCTCAGctgattctcttttttctcctttatttttccttttccttttccttttccttttcttttccttttcattttctttctctttttcttttactgccgttgttttttcttgtctttttacGCGGATACATTGTTGAAAGTCGAGACTGGAGGGAAAGATTtcagaaaagagataataacgGTCTGCGAAAACGTGAAAAcagattttttataagattcaCGAATTCGTAgcatatgtaaattattttctaatcgattctAATGTATGTTCTTTTGATCTTTTGCCAAtgaaatttcgaatatttgtCTGACATATTCGTAGacgtattttaaataacaagAAGAGAGTGAAGGAAGCTGAATTGGGACAGCAACTTTGACGTAATCaagatttttgttaaattgtCAATAGAATATTCTCGACTATCAAACGAGATTTAAAAATCATGGTGAATATGTATGTGGTCGTATTTTCGAATCAGACGAATATCTTTATTCCATGGATCAAAGTTAATTTCCGTAGCGAATTTTCGCGACGACATCTTACGTAAAAGCTTTCGCGAATGGCTGAGCTTCCTTTCGACGGATTCCTTGAAGAAGATCTTTATTGTTTCCTTTCcgttatcctctctctctctctctctctctttctccctctctttctctctctttcgaaggaTCTTAATAGCTCCTTTCATCTCTCACAGGCGTCTCTTCTCCTTCGGTTTTTCGCAGCGACGAGAAGACGGCAAACTaagacaaaaaggaagaaaaagagaaggaaaaagagaaaaaaggagaacccCGCCCGATGGAACTTTACGGTAGCGATGTTACATTATTATTCCGCTCGAGGCGAGACGCGCTTCGAAGAATCCTCGAAGACGTCGAAACTGCGCGCAGTTTCGGTTTCACGCAGTTTCCTAAAAGAGCTCGGAGGTAGAAACGATAGAGGATGGTGGGTTGAAATACCGCGAGAGAATGTAGGAAGGGGGTTTACGATTCATAAGACAACTCGGTGGATTGAATTAAGCGAGAGCAGGGCGGCAGCTGCCAATCCAAGCCCGCCTCGGTCCACCCCCTAGCACCCCTCATCACCCCCATCCAACCATCACGAATCTGCATAATCCCGTTCACGTCGACGATTCTAATTGGCGGATTGTTTCAATCTCTGTACCCGCGAATATTTGCATTCCTACGTCTACGCTTCCAAACTACCCAAACCCTTCTTCTCCAacccatcttttttcttttatccttggCTATCCGATTTTCAAAGCCGGACTCCGTCGGTAAGCGTTGTCGCTATGATTATAATCcgttttgctttgtttttatattcctctctcgaaattccttttctttctagaacgaataaaatgtattaaaggATGTTAAATGAGAACACGACGATGGTTATCAGTGGTCAGTGTCGTTTCAGTACGGACGAATCCTTTACCCTTCTAGTAGGAGCCACGTGTGGATTCGACTTATTTCCGacgtgaaagaaaatgattttggAAAATCCGAAAgaagatttaataattcacTATCTTACATCCCTCTGGagatcctttcttctttctttttatcttactcgtatctttttttaactcgtttatttcacttttctttttgtggGAATATATGTATTCTTCGAGAAAGACCTTGTGTATTTTATACCGTCGgcataaacatttttattacagtCGTGTCTTTGGCAAAAATGTTCTCTCTTTACATAGCGAAGAGAAACGTCCCTTGTAACGCagtttacttctctctctcactctctctctccctttctctttctctttctctctctattttttttgacTCTATTCTTCAGATAACTCGAACGTCTCTACTATGTTTCGGTTGGAAAGTATGCCGCTGTCAAAGCGCACGAGTTTCGACAAAGGCTATCCGTACCTACGAtgcgaaagaaataatttcagaTGCAAtggaatcttttttcttttctattccgtTAATCTGCAGAGACGTCGATGAAAGACGTCGTTGCGTCCTCGTTCCTCgctaaaaagaagaaaaacaagaagaggaaaaagaagaagaagacgaagacgaagaagacgagcCTCGATCGTCGGGAACTATGTATAAGGCTCAACAAGGCGTTactttaaaacaaaaaaaagtaatactgAATGACGACGAGTAATTAGAAACGAAGAATTCAATGCGCTCGTCATTAACCTAATAACTGATGGGACTTTCGATCGATGAACGTCCAtcagatttattttaattcaaacTAATATTATACGATACTACGAATGAAGACATAGAATATtggataaatgaatgaattgtaaaaaaaagaataaaggagcaaaaaatgaaattattttttcaattagagcgaaggaaaaaaaatcaaatttattaatcttcttatcagaagagaaaaatgaaatatactcGTGACAAATGAACGTCGTCTTCCCTAATTAATATGTTAAGTAAACCAATAAGTAATTCATTATGATCGATTATCCAACgagataataatcgaatattacGTATAATTTCCGTTAGCTCGCTTCTTAAGAACTGAAAGCGAATAGAATTCCTACGGcaaattaaaaacaaacaaacgaaactAGCTGTGTAGCTCTACGATGGAATAGTAACCATGATCACGTATCGTATGGAAGTGGAAACGATTATATTCCGAATCTGGTGCTCAACGAACAGCGAAATACGCGTCCCTGTGTAGATATTTGATGTCGATATGAACGATATAGGTATgagtttttgaaaaaaaaaagaaaaaatcgggGAAAATATGTGTCCGTCGAACAATGGATCGTATAATACTAGCTCTCATTGTTAACCCTTCGTCTCTGTCCATTTGACGATAAATTAAagcctccttttttttcttttatccttttttttttcaaatcgtccAGCGCGAAAATAcgcgtcgaaaaaaaaaccgaGCAAACGCGAGGTGTCGAGGCGTTTTACGTCATCTCGTTGGACACGCAGCAGTCGTGTAGCTTTTTACCACGACCCTTTTCGTTCCCGTcatcgtaaataatttttccttttcttttttgtgtttttttcttttttgttttactttttttattctcttttcgacGGAAACGATCCGTccagatttttttatataatcgcaAATACGTCATAGAACATGCAATGTTCGACCGACCACGATTGCTGTGCAAAGTAGAAATAACAACGAACcacttttttttgttgaaaaacaAGATAACCGATAGTGGTACGCGCGTCACGAGTAACAAGTTGACGAGTAGTACGTTTATAACTGGGGAACGAGCGAAAGGGTTAACCAGCCGAGTAGAGCATATCAAACGTAATCACGATCGCCcacatacgcacgcacacacaaacacacacatatacacacagaaaACTGATTTCTAAGCGAACCGTTAAGCGTCCTTCCGTCGATCCGTAACAATTATCACGCACTAAAAAATCACAACGAATAGTGTAAAAATCTCTCGAATCTTATCATAGTGTTATTTCATTTAACGAAATCATCTCGAACGAGTTGCccaaggagagagaaaaaaaaaaggaagaaagatacgtCGATTTAAATTCGAAATCCTCGAAactcaattattttctaagaaagattaaaatagaaaaatatataaatatatataaaagaaaaaaaaatacatacaaaaataaaaagaagagcaattaaacgaggaaaaaaataaggaagaaaaatgttttacgCTCACCTGTTCGCTTTCTTCAAAATCCAGCCTTACGTGCACGTTCCTTGATCTTCTTCCGTCGAAGATCGCAAAATCGGAGTAGCGATCTATGGATCTCTAGAGCGGGGAAAcgatcagagaaagagaaagagaaaaagaaagagagagagagagagagagagagagagagagagagagagagagacaagaaaaaagtggcagagaaaaaaagaaaaaagagaaagagaaaatgaatatatagaagaaacgaataagaaCAAGAACTAGAACGAGAACTAGAACgagaacgataacgataacgataactggaacgagagagagaaagagatagagagatatagaaaggCCGGTGGTGTACTGCCGCGTGCTGCTCGTGCCGGCAAATGAGATAATAATCGGAGGACTCAGTCACTCGTCGTCGGCCACCGTGGCAGGCAACCGTGGCAGGCGGCCGTGGCAGGGTGGTTGTTCGACGGCGACTCTGGCAGTGGGGGTTGTATTCCACCCCTGACGAGCGTCGGTGGTGGCGGGAGCGCGAACGAGGCTGCCAGTACAAgagtgtgtacgtatgtgtgcgtgtatgggTGTGTtagtgtgtgcgcgcgtgtggtGTGTATAtgcgcgcgcgtatgtgtgagtgagaaagagagagaaagatagagagagaaagacagagaaggagagagggaggaatcACGGGGGATGATCGGTAGTAGGAGGAGAGCCGGAGGCAGAGGGTGGTGGTTTTTGAGATGATCCGGCCAATCTGCGCATCATTTCCCCATTGCATCCCCGCGCCGCGGCAAACCGGCGCGGAATCCGCACCACCGCAAGCACCGTGGAAGCCCTGTTGAATGCCACATTTCGAGGcgaggacagagagaaagactgaACGGAGAGGAGCAAcaagaaacgagaaatagagagggagagaaagagagggcgGTACTAAAAAGGGGAgtgaaaggagagagagagggttgtGCTGTACCCCTGCTGCTACTGCCTCCGTGGCTCTCCGAGGGAGCGAAAAAAGTGGAAAACAGATATAGCCAAAAgattctcctttctccttcgtcATCgtactcctcctcttcctcctcctcctcctcctcctcctcctcctcctcctcctcctctttctcctcctcctcctctttctcctcctcctcctcctcctcctcctcctactcttccATTCTTCAACCCCTTCCACAGATTCTCCCTGTTCGTATTCCGTTTCGTTTTACAGATGCGTCGACGGTGATGTGTTTACACTTTGAAAAGAGGAATCGCTTGCGAACTCGCttcaaatatcgatttttaatgcTGGATGAAAGGAGCTAAAGATTTTTCGCCATGTAATGACTCGCGTTATCCTAACtgctcttcctttccttttttaattctccAACTAGTTAATGTATCATCGTGATTGTTAAGGAATCGTAGGATTTAGGAAATATAATGGCTTTTTACAAGCATGCAAGATATTTTCCATCGGAATTTCGATAGATTAAagtctttgaaaaaaatcaggAATTtgagagaatatttttcaatgagaTATTAAACTGAACAATCTTGTGGAGTCGCTTAGAGAACCTATTCGTGGTATCTTATTTTTGTAGGATATTTAACTGGCAAGGTAAGGCAAACTTGATCGTCCAAGGGAGTAAAAAACATGGAGAGCAACAGGACGTCTACGAGATTTGTTAGCATAcgtttaaaaagagagaatgtgtaatttagagaaaatttgttgacgatatacgatattaattatttacatattcgGACTCTTACCCTATCTCTTACGCGTTCTTTGGTAAAAGCTTCAGGCACGTGGGAATCTCCTCCTCACTTACGCGTCGTCGTGGAACGTTGTTAATTGGTCGGCTACAAAGGGTAAACCGTGAAAACACTCGTATAGCTCGTCATCGTACCCTCGTACCGGAAGATCGTATTTCAATGAAAGAGGACATGCTTCTTAAAATTTCGAACCTTTTTGCTATAAGACATTATTACCATAATCTCGTCCTTTGATATCGTACAGAAggtatcataaaatataaagggCTTAGAAACACGTGTTTCTGAATTGAATAGGAAATGCTATAGAGACATTTGCAAAGAGACAAACATCGAACCATCGAGCAAATATACCCGAATATGCGGGTAATCTTTGTAATCGTCACCTactcgttaattattattcgattatctttttattccaaagGACGATTTTTCATATAACATTCTTCATTCCGCAAGAGCCGTGAACGTAGTTATGAATAATGTATAACGTTGGATATACAAAGCATATCGTGTTTATTTACAATCGATATTCAGAACCATCGCCATGAAATACAATACTCGAACAATTTCATCTCTAGAACAGTCTAAAATAGTACTAATACGCGACGTTTCAAAACTCGGGTAATCGTTAGAGGATGATTGTTGCTCTTAAGCAACAATACGAGTTTCGATACTCTTGACCAATAGAAAATAACCCAATAACAATGGTTTTAGGATAAAATTTAAACCACACAATACTGCTTCGTCGAGGAACGCAATGAACCTAGAAGACtcgagaaacgaaggaaattgTGTGACTGCGATGAGGATCGTGGTGGTGGCCgtgatagtagtagtgatTGTGCAGAACTTCGGAGGGGTACTTCATCCCGCGGGCAAACACCCTAAATTTAAATCGACGATTTCAGGGTACCGAgatttccatttctctctgtctctttctatctttatgtTTCTATCCGTTCATTCTactcgtcctctctctctctctctccctctctcacgaTTTCTAGCAAAAGacggtgaaagagagagggaaagggagagagagggagagagagagagagagagagagagagaaatagaaagaaagagagagagagagagaaaggggt is a window encoding:
- the LOC127066427 gene encoding uncharacterized protein LOC127066427 isoform X2 encodes the protein MYRSIDRYSDFAIFDGRRSRNVHVRLDFEESEQDRSKMTTTTGDPSTLKTPASLSGGDLVSRLLAATPPYLYNVPLTPHSFFFSEMLRSFVQAKAEATSSTANGTSTPRRRKRSWRDARDRPLELTTKERTHHHHHHHHHHNHHQSQQDKYYHGQAQQLSQQQLDARLENRTKQSETYETDNKVNVFDQKASFGGDILKSVDETKSEFVKQSKNFFDERPCHFEQSHSPETIFPAAELQKVKPEEQQQQQQQQQQQQQQQQQQQQQQHGDRKNCNYGDRNGYDERSKNTVTVPDLPLLTDQKKLDFSRNFLPGLSGRGCEVFQGVKGFGLPGNVSNSEFLPSPLWYPPYPMPQSYPGIDPLHFFIDLRVSGHIWDRKLNERQLPFKSKHCSAFSVPQSKEYGNRPLNLTRDEASTSRTIDENLHGTNYILKHLSRTYRDIQKTKVSRQETSENDEIKQGLSESEDSSKQEDASNSSGSKEDERKDLRAVIGLELVVDYVKEPKGDPSTEQAARVNSE
- the LOC127066427 gene encoding uncharacterized protein LOC127066427 isoform X1 produces the protein MTTTTGDPSTLKTPASLSGGDLVSRLLAATPPYLYNVPLTPHSFFFSEMLRSFVQAKAEATSSTANGTSTPRRRKRSWRDARDRPLELTTKERTHHHHHHHHHHNHHQSQQDKYYHGQAQQLSQQQLDARLENRTKQSETYETDNKVNVFDQKASFGGDILKSVDETKSEFVKQSKNFFDERPCHFEQSHSPETIFPAAELQKVKPEEQQQQQQQQQQQQQQQQQQQQQQHGDRKNCNYGDRNGYDERSKNTVTVPDLPLLTDQKKLDFSRNFLPGLSGRGCEVFQGVKGFGLPGNVSNSEFLPSPLWYPPYPMPQSYPGIDPLHFFIDLRVSGHIWDRKLNERQLPFKSKHCSAFSVPQSKEYGNRPLNLTRDEASTSRTIDENLHGTNYILKHLSRTYRDIQKTKVSRQETSENDEIKQGLSESEDSSKQEDASNSSGSKEDERKDLRAVIGLELVVDYVKEPKGDPSTEQAARVNSE